A single region of the Kocuria rosea genome encodes:
- a CDS encoding GIY-YIG nuclease family protein → MSTQPGLAALPLSTPPEAEVRPSRGVYAWWLDTDRSPTPEAAGLHLPAVPRLRHSSGTAELLYVGRARRDLHRRISGQHLRRTRSSALRRTLLSALLPGDPSWRDGAAVDGRGRVVLDEAHEQRLTAWMQEHLLLGWAECGTKDDVDALEQHWVAAHQPALNTEGTGHGPELTELKRVFREGLPQRS, encoded by the coding sequence GTGAGCACGCAGCCCGGCCTCGCCGCGCTCCCACTGAGCACGCCGCCGGAGGCGGAGGTCCGCCCCTCCCGCGGCGTCTACGCCTGGTGGCTGGACACCGACCGCTCCCCCACCCCGGAGGCGGCCGGGCTGCACCTGCCCGCGGTGCCGCGGCTCCGCCACTCGTCAGGGACGGCCGAGCTGCTCTACGTGGGCCGCGCCCGGCGCGACCTCCACCGGCGGATCAGCGGCCAGCACCTGCGGCGCACCCGCTCCTCCGCGCTGCGGCGCACGCTGCTCTCCGCCCTCCTCCCCGGGGACCCGTCCTGGCGAGACGGCGCCGCCGTGGATGGGCGGGGCCGCGTGGTCCTCGACGAGGCGCACGAGCAGCGGCTCACGGCGTGGATGCAGGAGCACCTGCTCCTCGGCTGGGCGGAGTGCGGGACGAAGGACGACGTCGACGCCCTCGAGCAGCACTGGGTCGCCGCGCACCAGCCGGCGCTCAACACCGAGGGCACCGGCCACGGCCCGGAGCTGACCGAGCTCAAGCGGGTCTTCCGCGAGGGCCTCCCCCAGCGGTCCTGA
- a CDS encoding IclR family transcriptional regulator domain-containing protein: protein MSGRSETTGFVEALARGLDVIQAFGSDHPRMSLSDVASATGLARPTAHRLLLTLKELGFVRQVDREFQLTVRVVDLGMSYVDSLGLWDIARPHLEALVGRTGESSSMAQLDGADIVYTARVSVPKIIALRVELGTRFPAAVTSQGKVLLAGLEPAEVHAALDTPSRSSVRIAPVDRERLLEELALVRDRGWAVADEELAPGVRSIAAPVLGEAGRVQSTVNITVHAAETPLGTLTGEYLPHLLRTAAAISADWAQWRRRPRRDV, encoded by the coding sequence ATGTCGGGACGCAGTGAGACCACGGGCTTCGTCGAGGCGCTCGCCCGCGGTCTGGACGTCATCCAGGCCTTCGGCTCCGACCACCCGCGGATGTCCTTGAGCGACGTGGCCTCCGCGACCGGGCTGGCGCGGCCCACCGCGCACCGGCTGCTGCTGACTCTCAAGGAGCTCGGGTTCGTGCGGCAGGTCGACCGGGAGTTCCAGCTCACCGTCCGCGTCGTCGACCTCGGGATGTCCTACGTGGACTCCCTGGGGCTGTGGGACATCGCGCGGCCCCACCTGGAGGCGCTCGTCGGCCGCACGGGGGAGTCCTCGTCCATGGCCCAGCTGGACGGCGCCGACATCGTCTACACCGCCCGGGTGTCCGTGCCCAAGATCATCGCCCTGCGCGTGGAGCTCGGCACGCGGTTCCCCGCCGCGGTGACCTCCCAGGGAAAGGTGCTGCTCGCCGGGCTCGAGCCCGCGGAGGTGCACGCCGCGCTCGACACGCCGTCCCGGTCCTCCGTCCGGATCGCACCGGTGGACCGCGAGCGGCTGCTCGAGGAGCTGGCGCTCGTGCGGGACAGGGGGTGGGCCGTGGCCGACGAGGAGCTCGCCCCCGGGGTCCGCTCCATCGCGGCCCCGGTGCTGGGCGAGGCCGGGCGCGTCCAATCCACCGTCAACATCACCGTCCACGCCGCGGAGACCCCGCTCGGGACGCTCACCGGCGAGTACCTGCCGCACCTGCTGCGCACCGCGGCCGCGATCTCCGCCGACTGGGCGCAGTGGCGCCGGCGCCCCCGCCGGGACGTCTGA